From a region of the Armatimonadota bacterium genome:
- the nuoD gene encoding NADH dehydrogenase (quinone) subunit D codes for MEHKTFLPSTETVYERIGENTMVVNLGPQHPSTHGVLRIICELDGETILNAKCVIGYLHSGMEKEGEFQQYHKCVVMTDRMDYLNANGNNLAHALTVEKLLGCEIPKRAQYLRVILTELSRVASHCVWLGTHALDLGAMTPFFYIMQQREMILDLFEMFSGARMMPSWIVPGGLRGDMPDGFEKRLRKFLKKFPSELGQVETLLVENPIWKLRTQGVGVLTGEEALALGCSGPIARASGVPLDMRKSNPYCSYEDFDFMIPIGTKGDCYDRFLVRIAEMKESCKIIRQAIDGLPEGGFWTEDRKIAPPPTGEIDTSMEAVIHFFKLYTEGFHVPAGEAYVGIEGSKGELGFYIVSDGGNRPYRWHERPSSFMNLKSLEVMAKGRLIADLITIIGSIDIVLGEIDR; via the coding sequence ATGGAACACAAGACCTTCTTGCCGTCTACCGAAACCGTGTACGAAAGGATCGGCGAGAACACGATGGTCGTCAACCTTGGGCCCCAGCACCCGTCGACCCACGGCGTCCTCCGCATCATCTGCGAGTTGGACGGCGAGACGATCCTCAATGCTAAGTGTGTGATCGGGTATCTGCACTCCGGCATGGAGAAGGAGGGCGAGTTTCAGCAGTACCACAAATGCGTGGTCATGACCGATCGCATGGACTACCTCAATGCGAACGGCAACAACCTCGCGCACGCGCTCACGGTCGAGAAACTGCTGGGATGTGAAATCCCGAAGCGCGCCCAGTACCTTCGCGTCATTCTCACCGAGTTGAGCCGAGTGGCCAGTCACTGCGTCTGGCTCGGCACCCACGCGCTCGACCTCGGCGCCATGACCCCGTTCTTCTACATCATGCAGCAGCGCGAGATGATCCTCGACCTGTTCGAGATGTTCTCTGGGGCTCGCATGATGCCGAGTTGGATCGTTCCCGGCGGCCTGCGAGGCGACATGCCTGACGGATTCGAGAAACGTCTGAGGAAGTTCCTCAAGAAGTTCCCCAGCGAGCTTGGGCAGGTCGAGACTCTTCTGGTCGAGAATCCGATCTGGAAGCTGCGGACCCAGGGCGTCGGCGTGCTGACCGGTGAAGAAGCCCTGGCGCTGGGCTGCTCCGGCCCGATCGCCCGGGCCAGCGGCGTCCCGCTCGACATGCGCAAGTCGAACCCGTACTGCAGCTACGAAGATTTCGACTTCATGATCCCGATCGGCACGAAGGGCGACTGCTACGACAGGTTCCTGGTGCGGATCGCCGAGATGAAAGAGAGCTGCAAGATCATCCGACAGGCGATCGACGGGCTGCCCGAAGGCGGTTTCTGGACCGAAGACCGGAAAATCGCTCCTCCGCCGACGGGGGAAATCGACACCTCGATGGAGGCGGTCATCCACTTCTTCAAGCTGTACACCGAGGGGTTCCACGTGCCCGCCGGCGAGGCGTACGTCGGCATCGAGGGCTCAAAGGGAGAGCTGGGGTTCTACATCGTCAGCGATGGCGGCAACCGGCCGTACCGCTGGCACGAGCGCCCGTCCTCGTTCATGAACCTCAAGTCGCTCGAGGTCATGGCCAAGGGGCGGCTCATCGCCGATCTCATCACGATCATCGGCTCCATCGACATCGTGCTGGGCGAGATCGACCGGTAA